A part of Amycolatopsis lurida genomic DNA contains:
- a CDS encoding PQQ-dependent sugar dehydrogenase: MLSSRHFPFPRRSRRALAVGVVGPLVGALAVGLVTVAPAEAAVPAGFTDTVAIGGLSSPTATAFAPDGRVFVAEKSGLVKAFDSLADPTATVFADLRTQTQDFWDRGLLGLAVDPAFPARPYVYVSYTLDAEPGGTAPRWGDTCPTPPGATDKGCVVTGRVSQLTMGSAGTAVSEKPLVTGWCQQYPSHSVGALAFGPDGALYAGGGDGASFTFADYGQAGNPCADPPSPAGTNLAPPTAEGGALRSQSPRRPAGQPVLLNGTVLRIDPDTGEGVPGNPFANSADANARRVIAYGARNQFRFGFRPGTSELWAGDVGWDTWEEINRVADVGDGVAENFGWPCFEGNARQAGYDGANLDRCESLYSSGGHAAPYYAYNHRAKVVASDPCPTGGSSISGIAFESGSNYPAEYSGALFFSDSSRGCIWAMQAVGGQPSPSRLVPFVTGANVPVQVLTGPGGDLFYVALGSGELRRVSHPGGTNRPPSAVATANPTSGPAPLTVQFDGTSSTDPDAGDTLSYAWDLDADGAYDDSSASAPTWTYAAAAAVDAGLRVTDSQGASATTTVRVTVGNPEGLDPVPVIDSPAGTLTWSVGQNVSFSGRAVDAQDGQLPASALSWRLAIRHCATNGTCHTHNVQDFPGVAAGSFVAPDHDYPSYLQLTLTATDSTGRTGSKTVDLQPKTVSLNFTSSPSQAMLTVGGTQQRTPFSRTVIAGSTNSISADSPQNLPPLNLKYAYTGWAHGGARTQNIIAPGTSTTYQAKYRLCWLLQPC; the protein is encoded by the coding sequence GTGCTGAGTTCCCGTCATTTCCCGTTCCCCCGAAGATCACGGCGCGCGCTGGCGGTGGGCGTGGTCGGCCCACTGGTCGGCGCGCTCGCGGTCGGTCTCGTCACCGTCGCACCCGCCGAAGCGGCGGTGCCCGCCGGCTTCACCGACACGGTGGCGATCGGCGGGCTCAGCTCGCCGACCGCCACCGCGTTCGCGCCGGACGGGCGCGTGTTCGTCGCCGAAAAGAGCGGCCTGGTCAAGGCCTTCGACTCGCTCGCCGACCCGACGGCGACGGTGTTCGCCGACCTCCGCACCCAGACACAGGACTTCTGGGATCGCGGCCTGCTCGGGCTCGCCGTCGACCCCGCCTTTCCCGCCAGGCCGTACGTCTACGTCTCGTACACCCTCGACGCGGAGCCCGGCGGAACCGCGCCGCGGTGGGGTGACACCTGCCCGACCCCGCCCGGCGCCACGGACAAGGGATGCGTCGTGACCGGCCGGGTCTCCCAGCTGACGATGGGTTCGGCCGGCACGGCCGTCAGCGAAAAGCCCCTGGTCACGGGGTGGTGCCAGCAGTACCCCAGCCACTCGGTGGGTGCGCTCGCCTTCGGACCGGACGGAGCCCTGTACGCGGGCGGCGGTGACGGCGCCAGCTTCACCTTCGCCGACTACGGCCAGGCCGGGAACCCATGCGCCGACCCGCCCTCGCCCGCCGGCACGAACCTCGCGCCGCCGACCGCCGAGGGCGGCGCGCTGCGTTCACAGTCGCCGCGGCGCCCCGCCGGGCAGCCGGTCCTGCTCAACGGAACGGTGCTGCGCATCGACCCGGACACCGGCGAAGGCGTCCCCGGCAACCCCTTCGCGAACAGCGCCGACGCCAACGCCCGTCGCGTGATCGCCTACGGCGCGCGAAACCAGTTCCGGTTCGGTTTCCGGCCGGGGACCAGCGAGCTCTGGGCCGGCGACGTCGGCTGGGACACCTGGGAGGAGATCAACCGCGTCGCCGACGTCGGTGACGGCGTGGCGGAGAACTTCGGCTGGCCCTGTTTCGAAGGCAATGCCAGGCAGGCAGGCTACGACGGAGCGAACCTCGACCGCTGCGAGTCCCTGTACTCCTCCGGCGGGCACGCCGCCCCGTACTACGCCTACAACCACCGTGCCAAGGTGGTGGCGAGCGACCCCTGCCCCACCGGCGGCTCGTCGATCAGCGGCATCGCGTTCGAATCCGGAAGCAACTATCCCGCCGAGTACTCCGGCGCGTTGTTCTTCTCCGACTCGTCCCGTGGGTGTATCTGGGCCATGCAGGCCGTCGGCGGCCAGCCGAGCCCGAGCCGTCTCGTACCGTTCGTGACCGGCGCCAACGTCCCGGTGCAGGTGCTCACCGGCCCGGGCGGCGACCTGTTCTACGTCGCGCTGGGCAGCGGCGAACTCCGTCGCGTGAGCCATCCCGGCGGCACCAATCGGCCGCCTTCCGCGGTGGCGACGGCGAATCCGACGAGCGGGCCCGCGCCGCTGACCGTGCAATTCGACGGCACGTCGTCCACCGACCCGGACGCCGGGGACACCCTGTCGTACGCCTGGGACCTCGACGCGGACGGCGCGTATGACGACTCATCGGCCTCCGCCCCTACCTGGACCTACGCCGCGGCAGCCGCGGTCGATGCCGGATTGCGGGTGACGGACTCCCAAGGCGCGAGCGCGACCACGACCGTGCGGGTGACCGTCGGTAACCCGGAGGGCCTCGACCCGGTGCCGGTCATCGACAGCCCGGCAGGAACGTTGACCTGGTCCGTCGGCCAGAACGTGTCCTTCTCCGGCCGCGCCGTCGACGCCCAGGACGGACAGCTCCCGGCGTCGGCGCTCTCGTGGCGGCTCGCGATCCGGCACTGCGCGACCAATGGCACCTGCCATACGCACAACGTCCAGGACTTCCCCGGCGTCGCGGCGGGCTCGTTCGTCGCACCGGACCACGACTACCCGTCGTACCTGCAACTGACCCTCACCGCGACCGACTCGACCGGCCGGACCGGCAGCAAGACGGTCGACCTCCAGCCGAAGACGGTGTCGCTGAACTTCACGTCCAGTCCCAGTCAGGCGATGCTCACCGTCGGCGGCACGCAGCAGCGCACGCCGTTCTCCCGGACGGTGATCGCGGGCTCCACCAACTCGATCAGCGCGGACAGCCCGCAGAATCTGCCACCACTCAACCTGAAGTACGCCTACACCGGGTGGGCGCACGGCGGCGCGCGGACGCAGAACATCATCGCGCCGGGTACGTCCACGACCTATCAGGCGAAGTACCGGCTCTGCTGGCTGCTGCAACCCTGCTGA